One part of the Oscillatoria sp. FACHB-1407 genome encodes these proteins:
- a CDS encoding tetratricopeptide repeat protein, translated as MDTDTKKDFFVSYNRHDKTWAEWIAWTLEEAGYSVVIQAWDFRPGGNFVLDMQRATSQAERTIAVLSQNYLDSQFVQPEWATAFAQDPTGKKRSLIPIRVGECVLTGMLSTIVYVDVVGVEETAAQALVLQAVQERRTKPAQKPSFPGYSEPTIARSKPIYPPHIVQNLPYASQTFVGRDAELEQIHEQLHQQPTTVVLAISGMGGTGKTELALQYARQQCREGAYPGGVCWLRAREDVGAQIISFVRSHFELIPPEDLELLEKVRWCWQRWHEGAALLIFDDVQQYDDIVPFLPPQDSRFKVLLTTRLDLGAAVQELQLDVLSENEAIELLRALVPRSLQATGALEKPLCEWLGYLPLGVELIGRYLARKPDLSLADLWQRLQDKRLDAIAFKEAQPGMTASLGVAAAFELSWQALEEPAQHVATVLSLFALVEIPWTLVEQCLPDMDEEELEEIRDEQLLGAHLLKRVDKGMYRLHQLLREFFASKRSQRADDLTLQQQFYQVVITAAERVKEKPERSQIKESTVAIAHLQAAMERLVQPEQALDVATCLKWIAELYYAQGRYREAEPLLVRSLELREQRLGQEHPDVAQSLSVLGWLYYSQGYFGEAEPLHVRALKIRQQHLGDDHPDVALSLSGLAQLYSFQGRYGEAEPLHVRALEIRQQHLGDNHPDVASSLNTLAQLYEAQGRYGEAEPLHVRSLEIYRRQLGDQHPDVATGLNTLANLYRSQGRYEEAEPLYLRSREIYQLQLGHSHPYVGISLSNLAKLYRWQGRYSEAEPLVLQSLSILRKQLSAEHPRVAAVLYNLARIYDLQGRYSEAESLYLQALPIFSMKLGHNHPSTQSGSQIFRLFLQKVIQDRRTHELSDDPMTQEMLKQLQATTED; from the coding sequence ATGGATACTGACACGAAGAAGGATTTTTTTGTCAGCTACAATCGCCATGACAAAACCTGGGCAGAGTGGATTGCCTGGACTTTGGAGGAGGCAGGCTACAGCGTTGTGATTCAGGCGTGGGATTTTCGTCCGGGCGGTAACTTTGTCCTGGATATGCAACGAGCCACATCGCAAGCAGAACGCACGATCGCCGTATTATCCCAAAACTATCTCGATTCACAGTTTGTGCAACCAGAGTGGGCAACGGCATTTGCCCAAGACCCAACTGGCAAGAAGCGATCGCTCATTCCAATTCGGGTGGGTGAGTGTGTGCTAACGGGAATGCTATCGACGATCGTGTATGTGGATGTGGTCGGGGTTGAGGAGACAGCAGCCCAGGCTCTGGTGTTGCAAGCGGTGCAAGAGAGACGCACCAAGCCAGCGCAAAAGCCAAGCTTTCCAGGATATTCAGAGCCAACGATAGCGCGATCGAAGCCAATCTATCCACCACACATTGTTCAAAATCTGCCCTATGCCAGCCAAACCTTTGTGGGACGCGATGCCGAACTGGAGCAGATCCATGAGCAGTTGCACCAGCAACCCACGACAGTCGTTCTAGCCATTTCAGGAATGGGTGGCACAGGCAAAACAGAATTGGCGTTGCAATATGCTCGTCAGCAATGCCGTGAGGGGGCATATCCCGGTGGGGTGTGTTGGCTACGGGCACGAGAGGATGTGGGTGCTCAGATTATTAGCTTTGTGCGATCGCACTTTGAACTAATACCACCCGAAGACCTGGAGTTGCTGGAAAAGGTGCGCTGGTGTTGGCAACGGTGGCACGAGGGAGCCGCGTTGCTAATCTTTGATGATGTGCAGCAATACGACGATATTGTCCCCTTTTTGCCGCCGCAAGACTCACGCTTTAAGGTGTTGCTAACGACCCGATTAGACCTGGGAGCCGCTGTGCAGGAATTGCAATTGGATGTATTGTCGGAGAACGAGGCGATCGAGTTGTTGCGGGCGTTAGTGCCCCGGTCGCTCCAAGCGACCGGGGCACTGGAAAAGCCGCTTTGTGAATGGTTAGGCTATTTGCCATTGGGAGTCGAGTTAATCGGGCGATATTTAGCCCGCAAGCCGGATCTCTCCCTTGCAGACCTGTGGCAGCGGTTGCAGGATAAACGCCTAGACGCGATCGCCTTTAAAGAAGCGCAACCGGGAATGACCGCATCGTTGGGTGTGGCAGCGGCATTTGAGTTGAGTTGGCAGGCATTAGAAGAACCAGCACAGCACGTCGCTACCGTGTTGAGCTTATTTGCATTGGTGGAAATTCCCTGGACACTGGTGGAGCAATGCCTGCCAGACATGGACGAGGAGGAGTTAGAAGAGATCCGCGACGAGCAGCTTTTAGGAGCGCATCTGCTGAAGCGGGTAGACAAGGGGATGTATCGACTCCATCAACTCTTGCGAGAGTTTTTTGCATCGAAGCGATCGCAACGAGCAGACGATCTAACCTTGCAGCAGCAGTTTTATCAGGTGGTGATCACGGCAGCCGAGCGAGTCAAGGAAAAACCAGAGCGATCGCAAATCAAAGAATCAACCGTGGCGATCGCTCATCTGCAAGCCGCAATGGAACGTTTAGTCCAACCAGAGCAAGCGCTGGATGTAGCCACTTGTCTCAAGTGGATAGCAGAACTTTACTACGCGCAAGGACGGTATAGAGAAGCGGAACCGCTGTTAGTGCGATCGCTCGAACTTCGAGAACAGCGGTTGGGACAAGAACATCCCGATGTGGCTCAGAGCTTAAGCGTTTTGGGATGGTTGTATTACTCACAAGGGTATTTTGGGGAGGCAGAACCACTACATGTGCGAGCATTAAAAATTAGGCAACAGCATTTGGGCGACGACCATCCCGATGTGGCATTAAGCCTGAGTGGTTTAGCACAGTTGTACAGTTTCCAAGGACGGTATGGAGAAGCAGAACCACTACATGTGCGAGCATTGGAAATCAGGCAACAGCATTTGGGTGATAACCATCCCGATGTGGCATCAAGCTTGAACACTTTGGCACAGTTATATGAGGCACAAGGACGGTATGGAGAAGCAGAACCACTACATGTGCGATCACTGGAAATCTATCGACGGCAATTGGGCGACCAACATCCCGATGTGGCAACGGGTCTGAACACTTTGGCAAACTTGTATCGATCTCAAGGACGGTATGAGGAGGCAGAGCCGCTTTATCTGAGATCGCGGGAGATTTATCAACTACAATTGGGCCACAGCCATCCTTATGTGGGAATTAGCTTGAGCAATCTAGCAAAGCTTTATCGCTGGCAAGGGCGCTACAGCGAGGCGGAACCGCTTGTTCTACAATCGCTCTCTATTCTGCGAAAGCAGCTTTCCGCCGAACATCCCAGAGTAGCAGCAGTTCTGTATAATCTAGCACGCATATACGATTTGCAAGGACGCTACAGCGAGGCAGAATCCCTTTACCTTCAAGCACTGCCAATTTTTTCGATGAAGCTGGGACACAATCATCCCTCGACGCAGTCCGGCTCACAAATATTTCGATTGTTCTTGCAAAAGGTGATTCAAGATCGGCGCACGCATGAACTCTCGGATGACCCGATGACACAAGAGATGTTAAAACAGCTTCAAGCTACAACCGAAGATTAA
- a CDS encoding glycoside hydrolase family 31 protein has product MPQFFGSLHSLEAPWHEISAVTSVEPRDRGVELICGETRLRVSILAANLVRVRFVPNGDFLPRRSWAVTRDDSEWETASFETQEGEGAIALQTDKMRVVIHRNPCRIACYDAQMQPFASDAELGLGWRSGSVAGWKRIEDDEHFYGFGERTGLLDKRSERKTNWTVDALDYGSLTDEMYQAIPFFIGLRPGLGYGLFLNSTHWSQFDMGAEQPGVWRMEARSSELDYYIIYGPEPAQILDTYTQLTGRMPLPPKWSLGYHQCRWSYDSEDVVRELAREFRDRHIPCDVIHLDIDYMRGYRVFTWSPKRFPDPAKLLGDLAEQGFKTVTIVDPGVKYEPEADYPVFDQGFERDYFVRKADGKLFHGYVWPEKAVFPDFLRPEVREWWGNWQKSLTEAGVAGIWNDMNEPALDDRPFGDKGNKIAFPLDAPQGPEGERTTHAEAHNLYGLGMAQACAEGLERLRNERSFVLTRSGFAGIQRWSSVWMGDNHSLWDHLEMSLPMLCNMGLSGVAFVGCDIGGFASNATAELFARWMQVGMLYPLMRGHSALSTARHEPWVFGDRVETICREYIELRYRLMPYLYTLFWQASNTGAPILRPLVYEFPNDPKTYNLHDQVMLGPLLMAAPVYRPGVECRAVYLPEGAWYDWWTGERFEGGNYIMAHAPLERMPMYVRAGAIIPMRTVTQYVDERPLTELTLWVYPGDGEWLLYEDDGRSFDYRSGAYSTTQYRVTQEEQQLHVDVEPRQGGWTPPDREVIVAMVGVGEQRFQDDGSTHRLTFSANA; this is encoded by the coding sequence ATGCCTCAATTCTTTGGATCACTGCATTCCCTCGAAGCTCCCTGGCACGAAATTTCGGCTGTCACCTCAGTTGAGCCACGCGATCGCGGCGTTGAGCTAATTTGCGGAGAGACTCGGTTGAGAGTCAGCATCCTCGCGGCTAACCTCGTTCGGGTGCGATTTGTCCCCAATGGGGACTTTTTGCCCCGGCGATCGTGGGCGGTGACGCGAGATGACAGCGAGTGGGAGACGGCCTCCTTTGAGACGCAAGAGGGTGAAGGGGCGATCGCCCTGCAAACAGACAAAATGCGGGTAGTGATTCACCGCAATCCCTGTCGCATTGCCTGTTATGACGCGCAGATGCAACCCTTTGCTAGCGATGCCGAACTGGGCTTGGGGTGGCGATCGGGTTCGGTGGCGGGCTGGAAGCGGATCGAGGACGACGAGCACTTTTACGGCTTTGGCGAACGCACCGGACTACTCGACAAGCGATCGGAGCGCAAGACCAATTGGACGGTGGATGCGCTGGACTACGGCTCCCTCACCGACGAGATGTATCAAGCCATTCCCTTTTTTATCGGGTTGCGTCCGGGCTTGGGTTATGGGCTATTTCTCAACAGCACTCACTGGAGTCAGTTCGATATGGGTGCTGAGCAACCGGGAGTCTGGCGCATGGAAGCCCGGAGCAGCGAGTTAGATTACTACATCATCTACGGTCCAGAGCCAGCCCAAATTCTAGACACCTACACGCAACTCACCGGACGAATGCCACTACCGCCCAAGTGGTCGCTGGGCTATCACCAGTGCCGCTGGAGTTACGACTCAGAGGATGTAGTACGGGAGTTGGCGCGAGAGTTTCGCGATCGCCACATTCCCTGTGATGTGATTCACCTCGACATCGACTACATGCGGGGCTATCGGGTCTTTACCTGGAGTCCGAAGCGGTTTCCTGACCCAGCGAAACTGTTGGGCGATCTGGCAGAGCAGGGATTCAAAACCGTTACGATTGTCGATCCGGGGGTGAAGTACGAACCGGAAGCGGATTATCCAGTCTTTGATCAGGGGTTTGAGCGCGATTACTTTGTTCGCAAAGCCGATGGTAAGTTGTTTCACGGCTATGTCTGGCCTGAAAAAGCGGTTTTTCCCGATTTTCTCAGACCTGAGGTGCGCGAGTGGTGGGGCAACTGGCAAAAGAGCTTAACCGAAGCAGGCGTGGCAGGCATCTGGAATGACATGAACGAGCCTGCGCTGGACGATCGCCCCTTTGGCGATAAGGGCAACAAAATTGCGTTTCCGCTGGATGCACCACAAGGACCGGAAGGCGAACGCACCACCCACGCTGAAGCTCACAACTTGTATGGCTTGGGGATGGCGCAAGCCTGTGCCGAGGGATTGGAACGACTGCGTAATGAGCGATCGTTTGTCTTGACGCGATCGGGCTTTGCGGGAATTCAACGCTGGTCGTCCGTGTGGATGGGTGACAACCACTCGCTGTGGGATCACCTGGAGATGTCGCTGCCGATGCTCTGCAACATGGGGTTGTCGGGGGTTGCCTTTGTCGGCTGTGACATCGGCGGATTCGCCAGCAATGCAACGGCTGAATTATTTGCCCGTTGGATGCAAGTGGGTATGCTCTATCCCTTGATGCGAGGACACTCCGCTCTGAGTACTGCACGGCATGAACCCTGGGTGTTTGGCGATCGCGTCGAAACGATTTGCCGCGAGTACATCGAGTTGCGCTATCGCTTGATGCCCTACCTCTACACGCTGTTTTGGCAGGCATCCAACACAGGCGCACCGATCCTGCGTCCGCTGGTCTACGAGTTTCCCAATGACCCCAAAACCTACAACCTGCACGATCAGGTAATGCTCGGACCCTTGTTGATGGCGGCTCCCGTCTATCGTCCGGGAGTGGAATGTCGAGCGGTCTATCTGCCAGAAGGAGCCTGGTATGACTGGTGGACGGGAGAACGCTTTGAAGGTGGCAACTACATCATGGCTCACGCGCCTCTAGAACGGATGCCGATGTACGTTCGCGCAGGAGCTATCATTCCCATGCGGACAGTGACGCAATATGTAGATGAGCGACCGCTAACGGAGTTGACGCTGTGGGTATATCCCGGTGATGGCGAATGGTTGCTCTATGAGGATGATGGTCGCAGCTTTGACTATCGCTCTGGCGCGTACTCCACCACGCAATATCGTGTCACTCAGGAAGAACAACAACTCCACGTCGATGTAGAACCTCGGCAGGGAGGTTGGACTCCGCCCGATCGCGAGGTTATTGTCGCCATGGTTGGTGTGGGAGAGCAACGCTTCCAGGATGATGGCAGCACCCATCGACTCACGTTTTCAGCCAATGCTTAA
- a CDS encoding SDR family oxidoreductase has protein sequence MQLTGKVAVVTGAGSGIGRAAALLLAQQGAKIGAIDRTPDDSQETISKIQQMGGEAISAIADISQPDQMQQAMQTIGEKWGRLDIVFANAGINGVWAPIEELAPEEWDKTINTNLRGTFLTVKYAVPYLKRQGGSVIITSSVNGTRIFSNTGATAYSCTKAAQVAFTKMVALELASQRIRVNVICPGAIETNINESTQQRNLEEVKEPVEFPEGRIPLTDGESGTSEQVAQLVLFLASDASNHITGTEIWIDGGESLLQG, from the coding sequence ATGCAACTGACAGGAAAGGTCGCGGTGGTTACGGGTGCGGGTTCAGGGATTGGTCGAGCAGCAGCCCTGCTGTTAGCTCAACAGGGAGCAAAGATAGGGGCGATCGATCGCACCCCGGATGATAGCCAGGAAACCATCAGCAAAATCCAGCAGATGGGTGGAGAGGCAATCTCGGCGATCGCGGACATCTCGCAACCGGATCAAATGCAGCAAGCGATGCAAACCATTGGCGAAAAATGGGGACGCCTTGACATTGTGTTTGCGAATGCAGGCATTAACGGGGTCTGGGCACCAATCGAAGAACTGGCTCCGGAGGAATGGGACAAGACGATCAATACCAACCTGCGGGGTACATTCCTTACAGTGAAGTATGCGGTGCCCTATCTCAAGCGACAGGGTGGCTCGGTGATTATTACCTCCTCGGTAAATGGCACGCGCATCTTTAGCAATACCGGAGCAACGGCTTATTCCTGCACCAAAGCGGCACAGGTTGCCTTCACTAAAATGGTGGCGTTGGAGCTAGCTTCACAACGTATCCGAGTAAATGTGATTTGCCCTGGGGCGATCGAGACAAACATCAACGAGAGCACACAGCAACGTAACTTAGAGGAGGTCAAGGAGCCAGTGGAGTTTCCCGAAGGACGCATTCCCCTGACGGATGGCGAGTCAGGTACTTCGGAGCAGGTCGCTCAGCTAGTCTTATTTTTAGCCTCCGATGCCTCCAATCACATTACTGGTACTGAGATCTGGATTGATGGCGGTGAATCGTTGTTGCAAGGGTAG
- a CDS encoding SDR family NAD(P)-dependent oxidoreductase: MTRRLEDKVAIVTGAGTGIGEAIAHKFAKEGAKVVVNGLPDDPIEDVAHSIREYGGVAIAYAGDVSEEVYAKGCVQQAIDTYGQLDILVNNAGVFLTNALVEDYPIEDFDRTLRMNLRSAFLMTKFALPYLQEVNGNIVNAGSEAGFNGLAQNAPYGGTKGWMHSFTMGVAVEQAKYGVRANCVCPGAIDTAWTHKETGPMDQQMEQMLIQATPMARRGTPEEIANVYAFLASDEASYVTGALWLADGGVTPAKGPVGKQTPFWKRSEPQGELRLEHAREGLENKETHRVK, from the coding sequence ATGACCAGACGATTGGAAGACAAAGTGGCGATCGTCACGGGCGCAGGCACGGGCATTGGTGAAGCGATCGCCCATAAGTTTGCCAAAGAAGGCGCAAAAGTCGTCGTGAATGGCTTACCAGATGACCCAATTGAGGATGTCGCTCACTCGATTCGAGAGTATGGTGGTGTGGCGATCGCCTATGCCGGAGATGTGTCTGAGGAAGTGTATGCCAAAGGCTGTGTGCAGCAAGCGATCGATACTTACGGGCAACTCGACATTCTGGTCAACAATGCTGGCGTATTTCTCACTAATGCGCTGGTGGAGGATTACCCCATTGAAGATTTCGATCGCACCCTCCGCATGAATCTGCGATCGGCATTTCTGATGACCAAGTTTGCCCTGCCTTACTTGCAAGAGGTCAACGGCAATATCGTCAATGCCGGATCGGAAGCCGGATTTAACGGATTGGCTCAAAACGCGCCCTACGGTGGCACGAAAGGCTGGATGCACTCCTTCACGATGGGTGTGGCGGTGGAACAGGCGAAGTATGGCGTGCGGGCAAATTGCGTCTGTCCGGGGGCGATCGATACAGCCTGGACTCACAAAGAGACAGGTCCGATGGATCAGCAAATGGAACAGATGTTGATTCAGGCAACACCGATGGCACGACGCGGCACCCCTGAAGAAATTGCTAACGTTTACGCTTTTCTTGCTTCCGATGAAGCCAGCTATGTGACGGGGGCATTGTGGCTAGCCGATGGTGGTGTCACACCAGCAAAGGGTCCCGTTGGCAAACAGACTCCTTTCTGGAAGCGATCGGAACCCCAGGGCGAATTGCGCCTGGAGCACGCCAGAGAAGGTTTAGAAAACAAAGAAACTCACCGAGTGAAGTAA
- a CDS encoding orange carotenoid protein N-terminal domain-containing protein, translated as MTYTTSNSASEMVQAFRKLDVDQQLALFWFVYKEMGKSVTPAAPNASTVSPEIAQGLFNQVAELSHDEQLQLQRDLASNKNTFITREYGALSDTTKLLFWYYLAQGMDQNVIVPFPSDYQMTEEANNLFGQIKGLDFGEQITFFRNIVAPMGVDPNAVEHDPETGL; from the coding sequence ATGACATATACAACTTCAAATTCGGCTAGTGAAATGGTCCAGGCTTTTCGTAAGCTAGACGTTGACCAGCAGTTAGCTCTGTTCTGGTTTGTTTATAAGGAAATGGGTAAGTCAGTAACTCCGGCGGCTCCCAACGCCAGCACCGTCTCACCTGAAATTGCCCAAGGACTATTCAATCAAGTGGCTGAACTCTCACACGATGAGCAACTGCAATTGCAACGCGATCTGGCGAGCAACAAAAATACCTTCATCACTCGTGAATACGGCGCACTCAGCGACACCACCAAGCTGCTGTTCTGGTATTACCTGGCGCAGGGAATGGATCAAAACGTGATTGTGCCCTTTCCCTCTGACTACCAGATGACTGAAGAGGCAAATAACTTGTTTGGTCAGATTAAAGGGTTAGATTTCGGTGAACAAATCACCTTCTTCCGCAATATCGTTGCGCCGATGGGTGTTGATCCCAATGCCGTAGAGCACGATCCAGAGACGGGTCTGTAA
- a CDS encoding MFS transporter, which produces MRLNLLVLFSAGLLFWSALAAMLPTLPLYVEETGANSITIGIVMGSFAIGLLSSRSWLAYLADYRGRKLVMVIGMVAVAIAPVLYLLTESVPLLIGIRAFHGLSIAAFALAYSALVIDLSPPQQRGELIGYMSLVNPVGMALGPAVGGFLHEWAGYLPAFLVASGLGFLGLVFTLRVQEPRLPDQMTVTAVAKPRPHFWRLLVTSPIRIPATVLLLIGLAFGTLSTFVPLFVQEAGVALNVGLFYTAAAIASFAIRLLVGRASDQRGRGLFITVSLILYTLSMAVLWIATSAPAFLLAAIFEGAGAGILIPMMAALMADRSHPNERGRNFSLCMAGFDLGIAIAGPIFGAIAIQTGYRTTFGLCAGLAFLGLLVFLTLSSKDLPHSLRFALGRGRDIYAVERLGFNS; this is translated from the coding sequence GTGCGGCTTAATTTATTGGTGCTTTTTAGTGCAGGGCTACTGTTTTGGTCAGCTCTCGCTGCCATGTTGCCCACGCTGCCTCTGTATGTGGAAGAAACAGGGGCAAATAGCATCACTATTGGAATTGTTATGGGGTCATTTGCGATCGGGCTATTGTCGTCGCGATCGTGGTTAGCCTATCTGGCGGACTATCGCGGACGCAAGCTGGTGATGGTGATTGGTATGGTGGCAGTGGCGATCGCCCCTGTGCTCTATCTGCTCACAGAGTCCGTTCCCCTTTTGATTGGTATTCGTGCTTTTCATGGGTTGAGCATTGCCGCATTTGCGCTGGCCTACAGTGCCCTCGTCATAGATCTGTCACCGCCACAGCAGCGAGGTGAGTTGATTGGGTACATGAGTTTGGTCAACCCTGTGGGCATGGCTCTTGGTCCTGCTGTCGGCGGTTTTTTGCATGAATGGGCAGGGTATCTTCCGGCGTTTTTGGTTGCTTCAGGATTAGGGTTCCTGGGTTTAGTCTTTACCCTGCGAGTGCAAGAGCCGCGTCTGCCCGACCAGATGACCGTGACAGCAGTTGCAAAACCTCGACCTCACTTTTGGCGATTATTAGTTACATCCCCCATTCGTATTCCAGCAACGGTGTTGCTCCTAATTGGGCTGGCATTTGGCACCCTCAGCACTTTTGTGCCGCTATTTGTTCAAGAGGCAGGGGTGGCGTTAAACGTGGGCTTGTTTTACACGGCAGCAGCGATCGCCAGTTTTGCGATTCGGCTATTGGTTGGGCGTGCCTCTGACCAGCGAGGACGGGGTCTATTTATTACAGTGAGTTTGATTCTCTATACCCTGTCAATGGCAGTGCTATGGATAGCGACCAGTGCCCCTGCCTTTTTGCTAGCCGCTATTTTTGAGGGGGCAGGTGCAGGCATTTTAATTCCCATGATGGCAGCCCTGATGGCAGACCGATCGCACCCCAACGAACGCGGGCGCAACTTTAGCCTCTGCATGGCAGGGTTTGACCTGGGGATTGCCATTGCTGGCCCCATTTTTGGGGCGATCGCCATTCAGACAGGCTATCGAACCACCTTTGGGCTCTGCGCCGGACTCGCCTTTCTGGGGTTGTTAGTGTTTCTCACCCTGTCGAGCAAAGACCTGCCCCACTCGCTACGATTTGCTTTGGGTCGGGGGCGTGACATCTATGCCGTTGAGAGGTTAGGGTTCAACTCCTAA
- the moaC gene encoding cyclic pyranopterin monophosphate synthase MoaC, translating into MTQNFSNSISNSDESNETTLTHLNAAGEANMVDVSPKTPTVRHAVAAGRVRMLPETLATIQAGNAPKGDVLATARLAGIMAAKQTSQLIPLCHPLPLQKIKVHIDPDPQLPGYQIRAEVKTKAETGVEMEALTAVAIAALTLYDMAKALEKSIQIENIHLVSKTGGKSGDYQRDEG; encoded by the coding sequence ATGACGCAAAACTTTTCTAACTCAATTTCCAATTCCGACGAATCCAACGAAACTACCCTGACTCACCTCAATGCCGCTGGCGAGGCAAACATGGTAGACGTATCCCCCAAAACGCCCACCGTACGTCATGCCGTTGCCGCTGGTCGAGTTCGTATGTTGCCTGAAACGTTGGCGACTATTCAGGCAGGCAACGCCCCTAAGGGAGACGTATTGGCAACAGCCCGATTGGCAGGCATCATGGCAGCCAAACAAACCTCGCAACTGATTCCCCTGTGTCACCCCCTGCCCCTGCAAAAAATCAAAGTTCACATTGACCCCGACCCCCAACTACCGGGCTATCAGATTCGAGCAGAGGTCAAAACCAAAGCCGAAACAGGGGTTGAGATGGAGGCACTCACCGCCGTAGCGATCGCCGCTCTCACGCTCTACGACATGGCAAAAGCCCTGGAGAAATCCATTCAGATTGAAAACATTCATCTGGTGAGCAAAACGGGGGGCAAGTCGGGGGATTATCAGAGGGATGAAGGATGA
- a CDS encoding 2TM domain-containing protein, protein MPPRWSRKPDRKDPDYRRLDDRMTFATHVAIFAASNSGLWFVKTLQLYGWSWATWFTGAWAIALLLHGVYIFAIADYSGSTNPSNPTKS, encoded by the coding sequence ATGCCTCCAAGATGGTCCCGTAAGCCCGATCGCAAAGACCCTGACTATCGTCGTTTGGACGATCGCATGACCTTTGCAACCCATGTCGCCATTTTTGCGGCGTCTAATTCGGGGTTGTGGTTTGTCAAGACGCTACAACTCTATGGTTGGAGTTGGGCAACGTGGTTCACAGGAGCGTGGGCGATCGCTTTGTTGCTGCACGGGGTCTATATCTTTGCGATCGCCGACTATTCCGGTTCTACTAACCCATCCAATCCCACTAAATCCTGA
- a CDS encoding DUF3181 family protein, translating to MAFGTTESIEKLAAEIGENVYIDIAKWHLYLRDAHLHTLLAERFLPILQSGQLQESKVAEVLQNISVKVGGGKRDIPLADLLPMQSQVHLMDVLEEYQREL from the coding sequence ATGGCATTCGGTACTACAGAAAGCATTGAAAAGTTGGCAGCTGAAATCGGTGAAAACGTTTACATCGATATCGCCAAGTGGCATCTCTATCTGCGTGATGCTCACCTCCATACCCTCTTAGCCGAACGCTTTCTGCCGATTCTGCAATCGGGTCAACTACAAGAAAGCAAAGTGGCTGAAGTGTTGCAAAACATCTCTGTCAAAGTGGGTGGCGGCAAGCGTGATATCCCCCTCGCTGACCTCCTGCCGATGCAATCTCAGGTTCATTTGATGGATGTGCTGGAGGAGTATCAACGAGAGCTATAA
- a CDS encoding IS1/IS1595 family N-terminal zinc-binding domain-containing protein, whose translation MLVLEPIHCPTCNSTNIVKHSKTTEDKQRYLMSQY comes from the coding sequence GTGCTGGTACTCGAACCCATACATTGTCCAACATGCAACAGCACGAATATCGTCAAACATAGTAAGACGACTGAGGACAAACAGCGATATCTAATGTCGCAATACTGA